The Oxalobacteraceae bacterium OTU3CINTB1 genome includes a window with the following:
- a CDS encoding xanthine dehydrogenase family protein molybdopterin-binding subunit: MKFDKPATTNPIDQLRVVGKPVDRVEGLLKVTGTATYAYEQHAAAPGAAYGYVLGAAIAKGRIDGIDTARAKAAPGVLAVVTADNAGKLDRGEFYADRALAGPAVDHYHQAVALVVAETFEQARAAAGLIDVRYTRSPGAFDLEAAKDGAQPPKPGKFMPPAQTGIGDFAGAYAGAAVKLDATYTTPDQAHAMMEPHATIAAWDGDQLTLWTAIQQVNWGRRDLAKTLGIAVENVRLVSPYIGGGFGGKGTVLCDAVLASLGARAAKRPVKVTLQRPLMFNNVTHRPATIQRIRIGATAAGDIVAIGHESWSGNIAGGRPEAATAPTRLLYAGANRMTQLKLAQLDLAEGSAMRAPGEAPGMMALEIAMDEMAEKLKIDPVEFRVRNDTQVDPEDPKRPFSQRQLIACLTTGAERFGWSRRPEHPASRRDGRWLIGYGVAAAIRGAPVMASGARVRLDKRGVVTVETDMTDIGTGSYTIIAQTAAEMMGVALDQVVVRLGDSRFPESAGSGGQWGAASSTAGVYAACVQLREAVARQFGFNVADATFAQGQVKWGGRSVALQSAARERDLVGEDKMEYGDLAKRFAQQTFGAHFTEVAVDAYTGEIRIRRMLAVCAAGRIINPKTARSQIIGGMTMGAGAALMEDMVVDKRVGYFVNHDLAGYEVPVHADIPHLDAVFLDEADATAGPLKAKGVGELGISGVAAAIANAVYNATGIRVREYPITLDKLIGELPKVA; this comes from the coding sequence ATGAAATTCGATAAACCCGCCACCACCAACCCGATCGACCAGTTGCGCGTGGTCGGCAAGCCGGTCGACCGCGTCGAAGGCCTGCTCAAGGTCACCGGCACCGCCACCTACGCCTACGAGCAGCACGCGGCGGCGCCCGGCGCGGCCTACGGCTACGTGCTGGGCGCGGCGATCGCCAAGGGCCGCATCGACGGCATCGACACCGCCCGCGCCAAGGCCGCGCCGGGCGTGCTGGCGGTGGTCACCGCCGACAATGCCGGCAAGCTCGACAGGGGTGAATTCTATGCCGACCGCGCGCTGGCCGGTCCCGCCGTCGACCACTATCACCAGGCGGTCGCGCTGGTGGTGGCCGAGACCTTCGAGCAGGCGCGCGCGGCGGCCGGCTTGATCGATGTGCGCTACACGCGCAGTCCCGGCGCCTTCGACCTGGAGGCCGCGAAGGACGGCGCGCAGCCGCCGAAGCCGGGCAAGTTCATGCCGCCGGCGCAAACCGGCATCGGCGATTTCGCCGGCGCCTACGCCGGCGCGGCGGTCAAGCTCGACGCCACCTACACCACGCCCGACCAGGCCCACGCGATGATGGAGCCGCACGCCACCATCGCCGCTTGGGACGGCGACCAGCTGACGTTGTGGACCGCAATCCAGCAGGTCAACTGGGGCAGGCGCGACCTGGCCAAGACGCTCGGCATCGCCGTCGAAAATGTGCGTTTGGTGTCGCCGTACATCGGCGGCGGCTTCGGCGGCAAGGGCACGGTCTTGTGCGACGCCGTGCTGGCGTCGCTGGGCGCGCGCGCCGCCAAACGCCCGGTCAAGGTGACGCTGCAGCGTCCCCTCATGTTCAACAACGTCACCCACCGGCCGGCGACGATACAGCGCATCCGCATCGGCGCCACGGCGGCGGGCGACATCGTCGCCATCGGTCACGAGAGCTGGTCGGGCAATATCGCCGGCGGGCGTCCGGAAGCGGCCACCGCCCCCACCCGATTGCTGTACGCGGGCGCCAACCGCATGACGCAGCTCAAACTGGCGCAGCTGGACCTGGCCGAAGGCAGCGCCATGCGCGCGCCGGGCGAGGCGCCGGGCATGATGGCGCTGGAAATCGCCATGGATGAAATGGCCGAAAAGCTCAAGATCGACCCGGTTGAATTCAGGGTCCGCAACGATACGCAGGTCGATCCGGAAGACCCGAAACGTCCGTTCTCGCAGCGCCAGCTGATCGCCTGCCTGACCACCGGCGCGGAGCGTTTCGGCTGGAGCCGGCGCCCCGAGCATCCGGCCAGCCGGCGCGACGGCCGCTGGCTGATCGGCTACGGCGTGGCCGCCGCCATCCGGGGCGCGCCGGTCATGGCCTCGGGCGCGCGCGTGCGCCTGGACAAGCGCGGCGTGGTGACGGTGGAAACCGACATGACCGATATCGGCACCGGCAGCTACACCATCATCGCGCAGACCGCCGCCGAGATGATGGGCGTGGCGCTCGACCAGGTGGTGGTGCGCCTGGGCGACTCGCGCTTTCCGGAGTCGGCCGGTTCCGGCGGCCAGTGGGGCGCGGCCTCGTCGACGGCCGGCGTCTACGCAGCCTGCGTCCAGCTGCGGGAGGCGGTGGCCAGACAGTTCGGCTTCAACGTGGCCGACGCCACCTTCGCGCAAGGACAGGTCAAATGGGGCGGGCGCAGCGTGGCCTTGCAGTCGGCCGCGCGCGAACGCGATCTGGTGGGAGAGGACAAGATGGAGTACGGCGACCTGGCCAAGCGCTTCGCCCAGCAAACCTTTGGCGCGCACTTCACCGAGGTGGCGGTGGACGCGTACACCGGCGAGATCCGCATCCGGCGCATGCTGGCCGTATGCGCGGCGGGACGCATCATCAACCCGAAGACGGCACGCAGCCAGATCATCGGCGGCATGACGATGGGCGCCGGCGCCGCGCTGATGGAGGACATGGTGGTCGACAAGCGCGTCGGCTACTTCGTCAACCATGACCTGGCCGGCTACGAGGTGCCGGTGCACGCAGACATCCCGCACCTGGACGCCGTCTTCCTCGACGAAGCCGACGCCACCGCCGGCCCATTGAAGGCCAAAGGAGTGGGCGAACTGGGAATCAGCGGCGTGGCGGCGGCCATCGCCAACGCCGTGTACAACGCCACCGGGATACGGGTGCGGGAATATCCGATCACGCTGGACAAGTTGATCGGCGAGTTACCGAAGGTGGCGTAA
- a CDS encoding AraC family transcriptional regulator, with the protein MRSTDDMAAPRGAHQQAVARMIKSRLSGTGDFETAIPHLRFFRRDEVAPPTVCMIEPCIVFVAQGAKRLWVGGEGYLYDSSRLLVTSLDLPGGSEVLTASAEQPCVGLMLKLDMRALAELIAQGGLPAPDVASAGGGVGIGAVTTDILAPLERLLALLDDPQAIPVIAPLIQREIYYRLLRGDQAARLRRITAVDSQGHRITKAIDWLKSNFTQSLRVEELAARVQMSATTFHQHFRQLTAMSPLQYQKWLRLNEAKRLMLNEHLDAASAAYKVGYESPSQFSREYSRLYGLSPKRDIMEMRGRAGEGV; encoded by the coding sequence ATGAGATCGACAGACGACATGGCGGCGCCGCGCGGCGCGCATCAACAGGCGGTGGCCCGCATGATTAAAAGCCGGCTAAGCGGCACCGGAGACTTCGAGACGGCGATTCCGCACCTGCGGTTTTTCCGGCGTGACGAGGTCGCGCCGCCGACGGTCTGCATGATCGAGCCGTGCATCGTGTTCGTCGCGCAGGGGGCCAAGCGATTGTGGGTCGGCGGCGAAGGATATTTATATGACAGTTCGCGGCTGCTGGTGACGTCGCTCGATTTGCCCGGCGGATCGGAGGTGCTGACGGCCAGCGCGGAGCAGCCTTGCGTGGGGCTGATGTTGAAGCTCGATATGCGCGCGCTGGCGGAACTGATCGCCCAGGGCGGCTTGCCGGCCCCGGATGTGGCGAGCGCCGGCGGCGGTGTCGGCATCGGCGCGGTGACGACCGATATCCTGGCGCCGCTCGAAAGGCTGCTGGCGCTGTTGGACGATCCGCAGGCCATTCCGGTGATCGCGCCGTTGATACAGCGCGAGATTTACTACCGCCTGCTGCGGGGCGACCAGGCTGCGCGCCTGCGGCGCATCACGGCGGTGGACAGCCAGGGGCACCGCATCACCAAGGCGATCGACTGGCTGAAATCGAATTTCACGCAGTCGCTGCGCGTCGAGGAACTGGCCGCGCGGGTGCAGATGAGCGCGACGACGTTCCACCAGCATTTTCGGCAGCTCACGGCCATGAGTCCTTTGCAGTACCAGAAGTGGCTCCGGTTGAACGAGGCCAAGCGCCTGATGCTCAACGAGCACCTGGACGCGGCCAGCGCGGCCTACAAGGTGGGTTACGAAAGCCCGTCGCAATTCAGCCGCGAGTACAGCCGCCTTTACGGGCTATCGCCCAAGCGCGACATCATGGAGATGCGCGGCCGGGCCGGCGAGGGCGTGTAG
- a CDS encoding NAD(P)-dependent alcohol dehydrogenase: MQVQAYGAHAADKPLESLAITRRAPGAHDVLIDIAFCGICHSDLHQVRSEWAGTQYPCVPGHEIVGRVSAVGAHVTSHQVGDLVGVGCLVDSCQHCAECEDGLENYCDGMVGTYNFPTPDAPGWTLGGYSEKIVVHERFVLKVRHPEEQLAAVAPLLCAGITTYSPLRHWNAGPGKKIGVIGIGGLGHMGIKLAHAMGAHVVAFTTSDSKREAAIQLGADEVVVSKNADEMAAHAKSFDFILNTVAAPHDLDALLVLLKRDGTMALVGAPATPHPSPNVFNLIMKRRSIAGSMIGGIPETQEMLDFCAEHGIVADIELVRADQINDAYERMLKGDVRYRFVIDTATLAD, from the coding sequence ATGCAAGTACAAGCCTACGGCGCCCACGCCGCCGACAAGCCGCTCGAATCGCTGGCCATCACCCGCCGCGCGCCGGGCGCCCACGACGTCCTGATCGACATCGCTTTTTGCGGCATCTGCCACTCGGACCTGCACCAGGTGCGTTCCGAATGGGCCGGCACCCAGTACCCATGCGTGCCGGGTCACGAGATCGTCGGCCGCGTGTCGGCGGTCGGCGCGCACGTCACCAGTCATCAGGTCGGCGACCTGGTCGGCGTCGGCTGCCTGGTCGACAGCTGCCAGCATTGCGCCGAGTGCGAAGACGGCCTGGAAAACTATTGCGACGGCATGGTCGGCACCTACAACTTCCCGACGCCGGACGCGCCGGGTTGGACTTTGGGCGGCTACTCGGAAAAAATCGTCGTGCACGAGCGCTTCGTGCTGAAGGTGCGCCATCCCGAGGAACAGTTGGCCGCCGTCGCGCCGCTGCTGTGCGCCGGCATCACCACCTATTCGCCGCTGCGCCACTGGAACGCCGGTCCCGGCAAGAAAATCGGTGTTATCGGCATCGGCGGCCTCGGCCACATGGGCATCAAGCTGGCCCACGCGATGGGCGCCCATGTGGTGGCCTTCACCACCTCCGACTCAAAACGCGAGGCGGCGATCCAGCTGGGCGCCGACGAAGTGGTGGTGTCGAAAAACGCGGATGAAATGGCGGCCCACGCCAAGAGCTTCGACTTCATCCTCAACACGGTGGCGGCGCCGCACGACCTCGACGCCCTGCTGGTGCTGCTCAAGCGCGACGGCACCATGGCCCTGGTGGGCGCGCCGGCGACGCCGCATCCGTCGCCCAACGTCTTCAATCTGATCATGAAGCGGCGCTCGATCGCCGGCTCGATGATCGGCGGCATCCCGGAAACCCAGGAGATGCTGGACTTCTGCGCCGAGCATGGCATCGTCGCCGACATCGAACTGGTGCGGGCCGACCAGATCAACGACGCCTACGAGCGTATGCTCAAGGGCGACGTCCGCTATCGCTTCGTGATCGATACCGCCACCCTGGCGGACTGA
- the katG gene encoding catalase/peroxidase HPI, whose protein sequence is MSNENHAAKCPFSQATGAGTANADWWPDQLRLDLLLQHSAKSDPMGANFDYAKEFSSLDLAAVKQDLAALMTDSQDWWPADFGHYGGLFIRMAWHSAGTYRIGDGRGGARRGQQRFAPLNSWPDNVSLDKARRLIWPIKQKYGRKISWADLMILTGNVALETMGFKTLGFGGGRVDTWEPDQDVYWGRETTWLAGDVRYAHGSDGVAKAGGVLVTDDDADGDVHSRNLENPLGAVQMGLIYVNPEGPDGNPDPVLAARDIRDTFARMAMNDEETVALIAGGHSFGKTHGAAPADNVGAEPEGADIAAQGFGWHNKFGTGNAGDTITSGLEVTWTKTPAQWSNDFFEHLFGFEWELTKSPAGAHQWVAKGAEATIPHAHDPSKKLLPTMLTTDLSLRFDPAYEKISRRFLANPAEFADAFARAWFKLTHRDIGPKARYLGREVPAEDFIWQDPVPAVDHPLVDAQDIAALKAQILASGLTVPELVSTAWASASTYRGSDLRGGSNGARVRLAPQKDWPVNQPQQLAKVLAKLDGIQSAFNAGGKRVSLADLIVLAGAAGIEQAAKQAGAAVVVPFTPGRTDATQEQTDAESFEAMEPFADGFRNFQKERYAVPAEAMLVDRAQLLTLTVPELTALVGGLRVLGANVDSSRQGEFTTRIGTLSNDFFVNLLDMATVWAPTSRAADAFEGRDRKTGAVKWSASRADLVFGSNAQLRAVAEVYGSADGQQQFIGDFVAAWTKVMNLGTGLA, encoded by the coding sequence ATGAGCAACGAGAATCACGCAGCAAAATGTCCATTCAGCCAGGCCACCGGCGCCGGCACCGCCAACGCCGACTGGTGGCCCGACCAGCTGCGCCTGGACCTGCTGCTGCAGCACTCGGCCAAGTCCGACCCGATGGGCGCGAATTTCGACTACGCCAAGGAATTCAGCAGCCTCGACCTGGCGGCCGTCAAGCAGGACCTGGCCGCGCTGATGACCGACTCGCAGGACTGGTGGCCGGCCGATTTCGGCCACTACGGCGGCCTGTTCATCCGCATGGCCTGGCACAGCGCCGGCACCTACCGCATCGGCGACGGTCGCGGCGGCGCGCGCCGTGGCCAGCAACGTTTCGCGCCGCTCAACAGCTGGCCCGACAACGTCAGCCTGGACAAGGCGCGCCGCCTGATCTGGCCGATTAAACAAAAATACGGCCGCAAGATCTCGTGGGCCGACCTGATGATTTTGACCGGCAACGTCGCGCTCGAAACGATGGGCTTCAAGACGCTCGGTTTCGGCGGCGGCCGGGTCGACACGTGGGAACCGGACCAGGACGTCTACTGGGGCCGCGAGACCACCTGGCTGGCCGGCGACGTGCGCTACGCCCACGGCAGCGACGGCGTGGCCAAGGCCGGCGGCGTGCTGGTGACCGACGACGACGCCGATGGCGACGTCCACAGCCGCAACCTAGAGAACCCGCTCGGCGCGGTGCAGATGGGCCTGATCTACGTGAATCCCGAAGGCCCGGACGGCAACCCCGATCCGGTGCTGGCCGCGCGCGACATCCGCGACACCTTCGCCCGCATGGCGATGAACGACGAGGAAACCGTGGCCCTGATCGCCGGCGGCCACAGCTTCGGCAAAACGCACGGCGCGGCCCCGGCCGACAACGTCGGCGCAGAACCGGAAGGCGCGGACATCGCCGCCCAGGGCTTCGGCTGGCACAACAAGTTCGGCACCGGCAACGCCGGCGACACCATCACCAGCGGCCTGGAAGTGACCTGGACCAAGACGCCGGCGCAGTGGAGCAACGACTTCTTCGAGCACCTGTTCGGCTTTGAATGGGAACTGACCAAGAGCCCGGCGGGCGCGCACCAGTGGGTCGCCAAGGGCGCCGAGGCGACCATCCCGCACGCGCACGATCCGTCGAAAAAACTGCTGCCGACGATGCTGACGACCGACCTGTCGCTGCGCTTCGATCCCGCCTACGAAAAAATCTCGCGCCGCTTCCTGGCCAACCCGGCCGAATTCGCCGACGCCTTCGCGCGCGCCTGGTTCAAGCTGACCCACCGCGACATAGGACCGAAGGCGCGCTACCTGGGACGGGAAGTGCCGGCCGAAGACTTCATCTGGCAGGACCCGGTGCCGGCGGTCGACCATCCGCTGGTCGACGCGCAGGACATCGCCGCGCTCAAGGCGCAGATCCTGGCCTCGGGCCTGACCGTGCCGGAGCTGGTATCGACGGCCTGGGCGTCCGCCTCGACCTATCGCGGCTCGGACCTGCGCGGCGGCTCGAACGGCGCGCGCGTGCGCCTGGCGCCGCAGAAGGACTGGCCAGTCAACCAACCGCAACAACTGGCCAAGGTGCTGGCCAAGCTTGACGGCATCCAAAGCGCGTTCAACGCCGGCGGCAAGCGCGTGTCGCTGGCCGATTTGATCGTGCTGGCCGGCGCGGCCGGCATCGAGCAGGCGGCCAAACAGGCCGGCGCCGCCGTGGTGGTGCCGTTCACGCCGGGCCGCACCGACGCCACGCAGGAGCAGACCGACGCCGAGTCGTTCGAAGCGATGGAGCCGTTCGCCGACGGCTTCCGCAACTTCCAGAAGGAGCGCTATGCGGTGCCGGCGGAGGCGATGCTGGTCGACCGCGCGCAGTTGCTGACCTTGACCGTGCCGGAACTGACCGCCCTGGTCGGCGGCCTGCGCGTGCTGGGCGCGAACGTGGACTCCTCCAGGCAGGGCGAGTTCACCACGCGCATCGGCACCTTGAGCAACGACTTCTTCGTCAATCTGCTCGACATGGCCACGGTGTGGGCGCCGACCTCGCGCGCGGCGGACGCCTTCGAGGGCCGCGACCGTAAAACCGGCGCCGTCAAGTGGAGCGCCAGCCGCGCCGACCTGGTGTTCGGGTCGAACGCGCAACTGCGCGCCGTCGCCGAAGTCTATGGCAGCGCCGACGGCCAGCAGCAGTTCATCGGCGATTTCGTGGCCGCCTGGACCAAGGTGATGAACCTGGGCACCGGCCTGGCCTGA
- a CDS encoding carboxymuconolactone decarboxylase family protein, with the protein MSNERYERGLAKLKEIDGLAGEKVIDSLKDIAPDFARLLIEFPFGDIYSRPGLDLKVRELAVVAALTALGNAAPQLKVHIHGARNVGCTQDEIVEIIMQMAVYAGFPAALNGLFAAKEVFAEEAAS; encoded by the coding sequence ATGAGTAATGAACGTTATGAGCGGGGCTTGGCCAAGCTCAAGGAGATCGATGGCTTGGCCGGTGAGAAAGTCATCGACAGCCTCAAGGACATCGCCCCCGATTTCGCCCGCCTGCTGATCGAGTTTCCGTTCGGCGACATCTATTCGCGCCCGGGCCTGGACCTGAAGGTGCGCGAGCTGGCCGTCGTCGCCGCCCTGACCGCGCTGGGCAACGCGGCGCCGCAGCTGAAGGTGCATATCCACGGCGCCCGCAACGTCGGCTGCACGCAGGACGAGATCGTCGAGATCATCATGCAGATGGCCGTCTACGCCGGCTTTCCCGCCGCGCTCAACGGCCTGTTCGCGGCCAAGGAAGTGTTCGCCGAAGAAGCCGCGTCATGA
- a CDS encoding LysR family transcriptional regulator: protein MALRFKLRQLEMFLALAETLNFREAAVRLHMTQPPLSRQIQELETALGAQLLHRCNHGVTLTQAGETLVKEASELLRACEKMAQRFHAGVEKPEGRLEIGLTTVVDTERFTQILPLLQSDIPNLEIDFKRQTSMKSVRDIHHNRLDAAVIGMPSKISDLTVQHLYRDRFCVALAKGHRLANKKAVSLADLNEEVLFWFRRELNAGFYDYCEELFKKIQFSPQRIPEPADHHVLLSMVANHGGIGLIPQSLKKIRHRGVVFRELKENDLLFIDIGIAYKAASANPMLLLLIQKLVGYFGSEAATAKAGAVAG, encoded by the coding sequence ATGGCGCTGCGATTCAAGCTGAGACAGCTGGAGATGTTCCTCGCGCTGGCGGAGACGTTGAATTTCAGGGAAGCGGCCGTGCGCCTGCACATGACGCAGCCGCCGTTGAGCCGTCAAATCCAGGAACTGGAGACAGCGCTGGGGGCGCAATTGCTGCACCGCTGCAATCACGGCGTGACCCTGACCCAGGCCGGGGAAACGCTGGTGAAAGAGGCGTCCGAACTATTGCGCGCCTGCGAAAAAATGGCGCAGCGCTTCCACGCGGGGGTGGAAAAGCCGGAGGGACGTTTGGAGATCGGTCTGACAACGGTGGTCGATACGGAAAGGTTCACCCAGATACTGCCGCTGTTGCAGTCGGACATACCGAATCTGGAGATCGACTTCAAGCGGCAAACCTCGATGAAATCGGTGCGGGATATTCACCATAACCGGCTCGACGCCGCCGTCATTGGAATGCCGTCGAAAATCAGCGATTTGACCGTTCAGCACCTTTACCGCGATCGCTTTTGCGTGGCGCTGGCCAAAGGACACCGCCTGGCCAATAAAAAGGCGGTATCGCTGGCGGACTTGAATGAAGAGGTTTTATTTTGGTTCAGGCGCGAACTGAATGCCGGCTTTTACGACTATTGCGAAGAATTATTTAAAAAAATCCAATTCTCGCCGCAGCGCATTCCGGAGCCGGCCGATCACCATGTGCTGTTGAGTATGGTCGCCAATCACGGCGGTATCGGCCTAATCCCGCAATCGCTGAAAAAGATCCGCCATCGCGGCGTGGTGTTTCGGGAGTTGAAGGAAAACGACCTGCTGTTCATCGATATCGGCATCGCTTACAAGGCCGCGTCCGCCAATCCGATGCTGTTGTTACTTATACAGAAGCTGGTGGGATATTTCGGCAGCGAGGCCGCCACCGCCAAGGCCGGCGCTGTCGCCGGCTAG
- a CDS encoding LysR substrate-binding domain-containing protein: METLSNLECFVRAAEAASFSEAARRLGLTPAAVSRNVAMLEKNLGARLFQRSTRRLHLTEAGERLLTGIGANLDGLQAALADVSTEQQAPTGILKLSLAPNFGIGYVLPQLPAFLARYPGIRPEWHLENRQVDLIGEGYDAAIGGGFPLNPGVVARPLAPAHLVAVAAPSWLAGRAVPSHPGELADAGAIGMRFLQSGRLRDWTMRNGAGEEAGLELRPLAVLSDPQAVCAAAVMGVGVAVLAMSDVLEALRQGTLVRLLPAWYVDAGMISLYYPSRTQLPAKTRAFVDFVVAAFEHQGLARSLSAA; encoded by the coding sequence ATGGAAACTCTCAGCAATCTCGAATGTTTTGTGCGGGCGGCCGAAGCGGCCAGCTTTTCGGAAGCGGCGCGGCGGCTCGGCCTGACGCCGGCGGCGGTCAGCCGCAATGTCGCCATGCTGGAAAAGAATCTGGGCGCGCGCCTGTTCCAGCGCTCGACGCGGCGGCTGCACCTGACCGAGGCCGGCGAGCGCCTGCTGACCGGCATCGGCGCCAACCTCGATGGCCTGCAAGCGGCGCTGGCCGACGTCTCGACCGAACAGCAGGCGCCGACCGGCATTCTGAAGCTGAGCCTGGCGCCCAACTTCGGCATCGGTTACGTGCTGCCGCAGCTGCCGGCGTTCCTGGCGCGCTATCCCGGCATACGGCCGGAATGGCATCTGGAGAACCGCCAGGTCGACCTGATCGGCGAGGGCTACGATGCCGCCATCGGCGGCGGCTTCCCCCTCAATCCCGGCGTGGTGGCGCGCCCGCTGGCGCCGGCGCATCTGGTGGCGGTGGCCGCGCCGTCGTGGCTGGCCGGGCGCGCCGTCCCGTCCCACCCGGGCGAGCTGGCCGATGCCGGCGCCATCGGCATGCGCTTCCTGCAAAGCGGCCGCTTGCGCGACTGGACCATGCGTAACGGCGCGGGGGAGGAGGCGGGGCTGGAATTGCGCCCGCTGGCGGTGCTGAGCGATCCGCAGGCAGTGTGCGCGGCGGCGGTCATGGGCGTCGGCGTGGCGGTGCTGGCGATGTCCGATGTGCTGGAGGCGCTGCGGCAAGGCACGCTGGTGCGGCTGCTGCCGGCGTGGTACGTCGATGCGGGGATGATCTCGCTGTATTACCCCAGCCGCACGCAATTACCTGCCAAGACGCGGGCATTCGTCGATTTCGTGGTGGCGGCGTTTGAGCACCAGGGGTTGGCGCGCAGCTTGTCGGCGGCTTGA
- a CDS encoding SDR family oxidoreductase — MNTTTNTIVSRLPLQGKVAIVTGGSRGIGAAIVKRLARDGAKVAFSYAASPDRANQVVGEVEALGGQALAIRADQAKGNEVSAMVKQAHAHFGRLDILVNSAGVFVTGKVDDPEADLAGFERQIDVNVKGVTAAVRAAAPLMADGGRVVSIGTTGADRIAFPGVADYVASKAAVAAYTRGWARDLGARQITVNVIQPGAIDTEMNPDSGAFAETLKTMAALGRYGRPEEIAAAVAFLAGPDASYITGATLNVDGGQIA; from the coding sequence ATGAACACCACCACCAACACCATCGTCTCCCGCCTGCCGCTGCAAGGCAAAGTCGCCATCGTCACCGGCGGTTCGCGCGGCATCGGCGCGGCCATCGTCAAACGCCTGGCCCGCGACGGCGCCAAGGTCGCCTTCAGCTATGCCGCCTCGCCGGACCGCGCCAACCAGGTGGTGGGCGAAGTCGAGGCGCTGGGCGGCCAGGCGCTGGCCATCCGCGCCGACCAGGCCAAGGGCAACGAGGTGTCCGCGATGGTCAAACAGGCGCACGCCCATTTCGGCCGCCTCGACATCCTGGTCAATTCGGCCGGCGTGTTCGTCACCGGCAAGGTGGACGATCCGGAGGCCGACCTGGCCGGCTTCGAGCGCCAGATCGACGTCAACGTCAAAGGCGTCACCGCCGCCGTGCGCGCCGCCGCGCCCTTGATGGCCGACGGCGGCCGGGTGGTCTCGATCGGCACCACCGGGGCCGATCGCATCGCCTTCCCAGGCGTGGCGGACTATGTCGCCTCGAAGGCGGCGGTGGCGGCCTACACCCGGGGCTGGGCGCGCGACCTCGGTGCGCGCCAGATCACCGTCAACGTGATCCAGCCAGGCGCCATCGACACCGAAATGAATCCGGATAGCGGCGCCTTCGCCGAGACGCTGAAAACCATGGCCGCACTGGGCCGCTATGGCCGGCCGGAAGAAATCGCCGCCGCCGTCGCGTTCCTGGCTGGCCCGGACGCCAGCTACATCACCGGCGCGACCCTGAACGTCGACGGCGGCCAGATCGCCTAA
- a CDS encoding nuclear transport factor 2 family protein, whose product MNTNQTNGPVQIAETFFAHWSANRIDAALAMLSEDVLYDNVPFPDIVGRAGVEAFHRGFGIGTDFRVDWQVRHIAATDNVVLNERIDIFRHKNGGAITLPVMGTVTVENGEITVWRDYFDPADFERQLKHAIGE is encoded by the coding sequence ATGAACACCAACCAAACCAACGGCCCGGTGCAGATCGCCGAAACCTTCTTTGCGCACTGGAGCGCCAACCGCATCGACGCGGCGCTGGCGATGTTGTCCGAGGACGTCCTGTACGACAATGTGCCGTTCCCCGACATCGTCGGCCGCGCCGGCGTCGAAGCCTTCCATCGCGGCTTCGGCATCGGCACCGACTTCCGGGTCGACTGGCAGGTGCGGCATATCGCGGCGACCGACAACGTCGTCCTCAACGAGCGGATCGACATCTTCCGCCACAAGAACGGCGGCGCCATCACCTTGCCGGTCATGGGCACGGTGACGGTCGAAAACGGCGAGATCACCGTTTGGCGCGACTACTTCGATCCGGCCGATTTCGAGCGCCAGCTAAAACACGCGATCGGGGAATGA